Part of the Leifsonia soli genome is shown below.
GCGACTAGCGCAGTCGCCTCGTCATACAGGCGCTGTACCTCCTCCTGCGCCGCGGCTCGGTCGGCTCTATCTTGGTCTTCCACCTGCTGGATCTCCTTCGCGGTCATCGGCTGCGGCGCGCACCCGACCAGAGCCCCCATGGCCAGCAGCGCAGCCAGCCCCGCCACGCGCAGCACCATTCGATGGCCATTAGCGGTCGCGGGGGTCATCGGCGCCCTCCGGGCGGAATCGGGGACGGTAGCGGCTCCGGGTGCGGCACCTTCTCCCGGTCTAGCGGGGTTCCGCCCGAGGGGATTTCTTGCCCCCGCCCCATCGTCGCCATCGCCGTCCCGTACTGGGCAGAGGTCCGGTTGTCGAGATAGCTGTAGGAATCAGGGGTTTCCGGACTGTTGCCGAACGGACCGTGCTGAGTGATCCCCTTCAGCTCGACCCCATCGAGGACAGTGTCTTCGGCTGTGAAGGTGTGTGCCCCGAAGCCAGGGCTGGTGGGGTCGACGCGCCCGGGATTGGCCCGGCCCCACTTCGCCCACTCGTCCTGGACTCCCTCGGCCGCGTAGACCTCACCGCCCGGCACATGCAGCGCGGCCGCTGACGGAATGGTTCCGGCAATGCCCGCAGAGCCCAGGAGGACGACGTGTCCTGCTGTCACAGCATTCTGGGTGAGTGCCTGGGTGGCGACGTTGGTCCCGTAGGAGTGCGCGATGACCGAGAGCCCGATCGCGTTCGCCGGCCACTGTTTCACCGCGGTCAGCCCCCGCAGCGTGTTCCCCAGCCGTTGCGCTCCCGCTTTGGCGAGGTCGTCGTTCAAGACGCCCCACACGTCCGCCTGCCCGGGCGGGTCGTAATCCAGCCACGACAGTACGGCTATCTCGCTTGGATCGACGCCGGACGCCCTCGACTGTTGCTTTCGCATGTCTTTTGCAGCGTTGGCGTACTGGACAATGTCCCTTGCGGTGGTTCCCATTCCAGGCACCACGACGCTGATGTGGTCGGCGGTTTCGAGCAGCCCGGTGCTGATGGCGACTTTGGTGCGTTCGCCGGGCTGGTACACATACAGCTCGCGCGGCGGATCTCCCGTCGGCCCCTTCCCGTAGGCCTTGTTGATCCGGGACAGCGTTTCGGTCAGCTGCTGCGCCTCAGCGAGACGACTCAGCGCGAGCTGGCGAATCCCGCCGATCGAGGATGTGAGTCCCGGGTCCGCCTTCGCATCGCTCAGGCGCTTCTTCGCGTCCTTGAGGTCGGCGACCAGGCAGGTCCGGTTGGCGTCGGACCGTACCCGCGGCGGGACGCCATCCAGGTTGCCGATCAAGCGCGGAACCGCCTTCGCCCATTCGGTCCGCTGTTTCGCGTCGAGCTTCTTCCACCACGCGGCCGTCTTCTCCGGCGCCGGCGGGTTGTCCCAGAACCGCTGCAACAGCTCCGGGTGCGCCGCCAGCACCGTCTTCATCTGCGACGGGGACAGATCCTTCAACAGCGATGACAGCTCCTCGGGCGTCGCGGATGTCCAGTCCTTCGATGACAGCGCCGACAGGTAGCCGAGCAGCCTCCTCCTGGCCGCCAGCCCCGCTCCGGCACCCACGCCGCCGATCGCGAAGCCGCCGGTGCCGTCGAGCTGGTGCAGGAGGGCGACGGTGTCTCCGATGGCGCACGCGAGCCTCGCGGCGCTGTTCTGGAACAGGCCCCTGGTCGCGGAGGCGAAGGTCTGCAGTGCGGTCAGCCGCTCTTCGATTTCGCGAATATCCTTCTCGAGCTGGCCGAGCACCAGCTCCAGCTGACGGCTCTTCACCTCCATCGCATCGCTCCATCCGGGCACCGCGATCGGCAACGTCGCCGCCCGGTCGGTGATCTCGATCAAGCGCTCGGTCGCGTCCCGCTGCTTCGTGGCCGCGGTGAGCTGCGTGGTGAGTTCGGCCTCTTTCAGCACGCCGTACCGGCTGACCTTCGAGTCCTCCCAGGTGTACCGGTCGAGGTCTCCCCGAATGGCATCGATCTCGGTCGCCGCCGCGGCGATGCAGGGTGCGATGATCTCGGCGAACAACGCGCCGACCGCCGAGTAGCCCTTTCCGGACAGCTCTCCGGTATTCAGTCCGGCGAGCAGACGGTCGGACGCCGTCTCCATCGTGTCCAGCACGGATGAAGCGGCCGCGAGATTCGCCGACAGCGCGGTCTTCACGCTGTTCGAGTCGTCCGAACGGTAGATCACGCCCACGGTGCACCCGCTTTCTCGCGTCTCAGGCGTTCCGACTCCGCCTCCGCGACCAAACGGATCACCCGGGCGGCCGCTTCTACGAACTCCGATTGCTCCTGGGCGAGTTGTCCGACATAGCGATCGAGCTCGCGATGCGCCGCCAGGCGTTTCTGCACGTCGGGGAGATCAACGCCCAGAGCGACGCCGGCGTCTTCGAACACGAGAGCGTTCTGCCGGATCAGCTGCCGATACTCGTCCCAGTGCTCGTCCACCCGGCTCACCGCCGCCACGTCGTCTCCCGTCGTGGCTTCGTGAGCCATGATCTTCTGCTCCACCTCGATCTGGTGCGGACTCGGGTCCGGCGTCACGCTTCGCCCCACCCTGTTGCGTCTCGCCTGTCGCGATTCTCGATCTCGGCTGCCAGCGCAGTCACGTTGCCGCCCTGCCTTCTCACCAGGGATGCCAGGTCGGAGATGCTCGTCAGAACGGCGTTCGCGATGCGCGCTCCGTCGTGCATGCTCGAGACCGTGCTCGATCCGACGATCGCGTGCTGCCCTCTCGCGCTCGTCTCGATGTCAGCGAACGAGGAGACGGCTGCGTGCGCGGCACCGATGTTCGACGCGACCTTCACGAGTCCTCCTCTCCGTGATGCTCCGGGACCGGCCCGCGAAGTTCGACGAATCGCCATTGGCCCTGCCGAGAAATTCTGCATCGACCGCATCAGTGTAGCGATGATGAACACCAGTATGAATGTCAGTGGCCGGAATCGAGGACGTCCCCGACGAGACCGTCACGTCACACCCTCACGGCCGGTCGGGTGAACCAAGGCACGGAGTTCGTGGAATGGATCCGCGCGAGACCGTGCCGCTGCGTCACTTTCCTCGACGGCCGAGGCCTCGGGGATGGTCGTGAGCCCTTCGGCGAAGTGACGGGCGCGCGTGATCGGACGTC
Proteins encoded:
- a CDS encoding alpha/beta hydrolase — protein: MGVIYRSDDSNSVKTALSANLAAASSVLDTMETASDRLLAGLNTGELSGKGYSAVGALFAEIIAPCIAAAATEIDAIRGDLDRYTWEDSKVSRYGVLKEAELTTQLTAATKQRDATERLIEITDRAATLPIAVPGWSDAMEVKSRQLELVLGQLEKDIREIEERLTALQTFASATRGLFQNSAARLACAIGDTVALLHQLDGTGGFAIGGVGAGAGLAARRRLLGYLSALSSKDWTSATPEELSSLLKDLSPSQMKTVLAAHPELLQRFWDNPPAPEKTAAWWKKLDAKQRTEWAKAVPRLIGNLDGVPPRVRSDANRTCLVADLKDAKKRLSDAKADPGLTSSIGGIRQLALSRLAEAQQLTETLSRINKAYGKGPTGDPPRELYVYQPGERTKVAISTGLLETADHISVVVPGMGTTARDIVQYANAAKDMRKQQSRASGVDPSEIAVLSWLDYDPPGQADVWGVLNDDLAKAGAQRLGNTLRGLTAVKQWPANAIGLSVIAHSYGTNVATQALTQNAVTAGHVVLLGSAGIAGTIPSAAALHVPGGEVYAAEGVQDEWAKWGRANPGRVDPTSPGFGAHTFTAEDTVLDGVELKGITQHGPFGNSPETPDSYSYLDNRTSAQYGTAMATMGRGQEIPSGGTPLDREKVPHPEPLPSPIPPGGRR